A segment of the Nitrospinaceae bacterium genome:
AGGCTAAAGCGCTTGCTCGCGAGGTGACTTTTTTCTAATTTACTAAGAAAGCGATATTCTTTTTGCTCGGCAAGTTGCGTGCAAGCGCATGCAAATGATTTACGCTCCTCATCGCCCGCGATTTCGGTCCACGACTCAGCGTCCGGGTATCGAAAACAAGCCGAGAGATAGGAATAAACGCGGCTCCTTGCAAGGGCGAGCATCGCTTCTTTGGGAATCGTGGCGTTCATCGATGCTCCTCCCTATATGCTGTTGGCCCGCTCGGCGGGGCGTCTTTGAAGGCCTTCCTCGACAGTCATACTCACAAGCTCATTGCCCTTGGCGTCGTATCCGATAACCGTGTCGTTGAAGAGCGCCCAAGGCTTACCATTTATCTTTGTCTCATAGACTTTTGGACCATCCTTAATCTCATAGCGTGCGATGATGGCCTGCTGGGCGCGGAAGAGCTGCATGACAGCCAGAAGCTCTCGCGATGGCGCCGTATAGCGCTCGATAGCTTGATCCACGCCGGGACCAAACATCTGATGCAGATATGCCCGCGGCACCCAGCGCGGAGGAATGTAGTAGCCGTTCGGCTCGGTTCCAAACTGGGGATACAGCGGGAGCGCCACTTTTTCCTTTTTCACGAGAAAGTGAATGGGATTCTGTGGATCATTCGCCCAATCGCCCGTCTTTTTGTCTATCTCGACAAGACCCTGCATACGAATTTTTCCGACGCAGGCTGTCATGCAGCGCGTCTCCCACGGTGTTCCGTTCGCGAGAGTCTCTTTGCCCTCTATGCGCGGATAGCAGCCAATGCATTTCTCGCTCGTGCGCGTTTCCGTGCGGAACATTGATTTCTTGTAGGGGCAGGCCTCGACGCATTTCCGGTAGCCACGGCACCGCTCCTGGTCGATGAGCACAATGCCGTCCTCTGGCCGCTTGTAGATGGCCTTGCGCGGGCATGCCGCCAGGCAGGCCGGATAGGTGCAGTGGTTGCAGATGCGCTGGAGATAGAAAAACCAGTTTTTGTGTTCTGGCAAACTCACGCCTGATTTATCGTAGGTGCCCCGCACACCCTTGGTACCTTTGGGAGTGTCCTCGCCGATGTTGGGAAAACGCCATTCCTCATCACTCGGAAGATAGCCCATAACCCGCTGCGGGCCCTCGGGCCCGACCCGGCGAGAGGCCGCCTCGAAGATGGTCATTCCATCATAGGAGCCATAGGGGCGGCGAGCCCCGTTCTTTGTGGCGTCCCACTCCTGTTTGCCGGGATTCGCTTCCTCGAGCATTTCAAGGGCTTTTACATCCCAGTTCTGGGGATAGCCGCCGTAGGGTTTCGATTCGACATTGTTCCACCACATGTACTCCTGACCCTTGGAGAAAGTCCAGGTGGACTTACAAGCCATCGAGCAGGTTTGGCAGCCGATGCAGCGGTTGATGTTAAATACAAAAGCAAACTGATGGTCGGGATGTTTCTCCTCGTAGGGATACGCCATCTTCCGCCCGAGCTGCCAGTTATATACCTGAGACATCATTCATCCTCCTTAAAAATTTACCGGGATCCAGTTGGCCCGGGCTTTTACGATGGCTTCCTTCACGGCGTCCTCGCCCTGAGAGAGGAAAACGCCGTGGGGTACCGAATAGAACGGATTGCTGAACATGGCCAAAATCTCTTCGTCCGACTCGCCCATTCGCATGAACTCCTCGGCCAGACAGCGGGCCATCTCGGATTCCATCTCGCTATCCTCGGGCATGGGCATGGAGATGAGCTCCATTGGATCTTCGTGTTCAAATTCATCCTTTGGCATTTCTTTATCCCCTCTTCACTTTGACGGTGCCCTGGAGGTAGCGCTGCATGAACTTGTTTTCGTTGCCGACCGAAAAACCGGTCGTGGCGGGCGCCCAGACGCCTCGCCCTCCCAAGCCGCCGTCTTCGGCCTTGGTGAGCTTAACCAAGGTCTCCTTTGGGACGGTGTTAATAGCGTGATTGTCGGCCTCGCCGCCGAACATGAAGCTCATGAAAACCTTCTTTTTATGGAAAAGGCTGTCGAGCTGATGCATGGGCATGAGCCACCCGCGCGTTATCGATTGGTGGGAGCCATATCGATAGCTCGCCTGGTAGCCCGTGTCAGCGGATACGGCACGGCCGTCTTTTCTTGTCTCGTGGCCTTTGACGCTCTTTTCTGTGGCGCCCCAGGCGCCGTGCTTAATCATCACCACGTCGTAGGGGTAGGCCGGGTTGAATTTCAACCGCAGCATCAAACGCGACACCTTGTAGAACGGATCATTCGGCTTCCAGCCAATGTAGGGCCGATCCGCCGGGTTGGCGTCCACGTAGACATAATCGCCTTCGTTGAAGCCCTGGTCCTTGGCGGCCTCAGGATTCATCTGTACCTGGTTCTCGCCAACCCCGGGCTGGCGGCGGTCCATGCGATAGGGGTCGCCGAAGCTGGTCGACCAGATGAAGTTCCAGTCGGTCACCTGCCACGATGAGTGGGTTGTATGACGACTCTTCGGGGTGAGGCAGAAGAACCGGTAACCAGCCTCCCACAACGGGTTCTTCGTATCTTTGGCTTCCTTCCAGGGAAGCTTGATGTTGCGGACCTGACGCTCGTCCCAGCCCATATGACTTTGCGGAATGCCGTAGTCCTCGGGCCGGATGTAGGGGCTAGAGCTGATGATGACGTTTGGCAGATAGGGCGTTCCCTCGGGGCCCTCGCGCTGGACGATGAGGT
Coding sequences within it:
- a CDS encoding 4Fe-4S dicluster domain-containing protein, translating into MSQVYNWQLGRKMAYPYEEKHPDHQFAFVFNINRCIGCQTCSMACKSTWTFSKGQEYMWWNNVESKPYGGYPQNWDVKALEMLEEANPGKQEWDATKNGARRPYGSYDGMTIFEAASRRVGPEGPQRVMGYLPSDEEWRFPNIGEDTPKGTKGVRGTYDKSGVSLPEHKNWFFYLQRICNHCTYPACLAACPRKAIYKRPEDGIVLIDQERCRGYRKCVEACPYKKSMFRTETRTSEKCIGCYPRIEGKETLANGTPWETRCMTACVGKIRMQGLVEIDKKTGDWANDPQNPIHFLVKKEKVALPLYPQFGTEPNGYYIPPRWVPRAYLHQMFGPGVDQAIERYTAPSRELLAVMQLFRAQQAIIARYEIKDGPKVYETKINGKPWALFNDTVIGYDAKGNELVSMTVEEGLQRRPAERANSI